Proteins encoded by one window of Flagellimonas lutaonensis:
- a CDS encoding 5' nucleotidase, NT5C type, with amino-acid sequence MTLFVDMDEVLAETYLRHIELYNQDFGENLTVEECKGKEVWQVVPKERQKSIQNHANTIGFFRDLKPVKDSQEVMRELCDRYEVYIASAAMQFPYSLKEKSDWLDEHFPFIHWRKRILCGDKYILRGDVLIDDRSYNLEPFDGSTILFTSPHNIFQNGFERANNWQEIAEKLL; translated from the coding sequence ATGACCCTATTTGTTGACATGGATGAGGTTTTGGCAGAAACCTACCTCAGGCACATTGAACTGTACAACCAAGACTTTGGTGAAAATCTTACCGTTGAAGAATGCAAAGGCAAAGAGGTGTGGCAGGTGGTTCCCAAAGAACGGCAGAAAAGCATACAGAACCACGCCAATACCATAGGGTTTTTTAGGGATTTGAAACCCGTGAAAGACAGTCAGGAAGTAATGCGGGAGCTTTGCGACCGGTACGAGGTGTATATTGCCTCTGCCGCCATGCAGTTTCCGTATTCCCTAAAGGAAAAGAGCGATTGGCTCGACGAGCATTTTCCATTTATACATTGGAGAAAGCGAATTTTATGTGGTGACAAATACATCTTAAGGGGAGACGTGTTGATCGATGACCGCAGCTATAACCTTGAGCCCTTTGATGGCAGTACGATATTGTTCACCTCGCCCCACAACATTTTTCAAAATGGTTTTGAAAGGGCCAACAACTGGCAAGAAATAGCCGAAAAACTTTTATAG
- a CDS encoding thiamine-binding protein → MEISVELTLTPLQDDFEPPIIDFIKRLRNSGLTVVENPLSTQVFGDYDKVMALLTDEIKAAFENTERVLLYMKIVKSDRSGYEPHF, encoded by the coding sequence ATGGAAATTTCAGTTGAGCTGACACTCACCCCCCTTCAAGACGATTTTGAACCACCGATCATCGATTTTATCAAAAGACTACGGAATTCTGGTCTGACCGTGGTGGAAAATCCGCTCAGCACCCAGGTTTTTGGAGATTATGACAAGGTCATGGCCCTGCTGACAGATGAAATAAAGGCAGCCTTTGAAAACACAGAACGGGTACTTTTGTACATGAAGATCGTAAAGTCTGACCGAAGTGGTTATGAACCCCATTTTTGA
- a CDS encoding AAA family ATPase produces MEEKFAQQPSDLVKVVLFGPESTGKTTLAKQLAAHYNTVWVPEYAREYLQEKWDREQKTCEPKDLLPIAEGQMASENALAKEANRLLVCDTDLLETKVYSEAYYLGYCDPELEKYALANQYDLYLLTYIDTPWVKDDLRDKPDERERMFACFKDALVKYGRNFVILKGDKETRLSTAINHIDKLL; encoded by the coding sequence ATGGAAGAAAAGTTTGCACAACAACCTTCAGACCTCGTCAAAGTAGTACTTTTTGGACCCGAATCGACCGGAAAGACCACCTTGGCCAAACAACTGGCAGCACATTACAATACCGTTTGGGTGCCCGAGTATGCCCGTGAATACCTTCAAGAAAAGTGGGATAGGGAACAAAAGACCTGCGAGCCTAAAGATTTGCTTCCGATAGCCGAGGGCCAGATGGCCAGCGAGAACGCCTTGGCAAAAGAGGCGAACAGGTTGTTGGTGTGCGATACAGACCTTTTGGAGACCAAAGTGTATTCTGAGGCCTATTATCTGGGGTATTGCGACCCCGAACTCGAAAAATATGCATTGGCCAACCAATACGACCTCTATTTGTTGACCTATATCGATACGCCCTGGGTAAAAGACGACCTGCGCGACAAGCCTGATGAAAGGGAGCGAATGTTTGCATGTTTCAAAGATGCCTTGGTGAAGTATGGCCGTAATTTTGTTATCTTAAAGGGTGATAAAGAAACGCGGCTTTCAACCGCGATCAACCACATTGATAAATTATTGTGA
- the rpmA gene encoding 50S ribosomal protein L27, with product MAHKKGVGSSKNGRESESKRLGVKIFGGQAAVAGNIIVRQRGTKHRPGENVYAGKDHTLHAKVDGIVRFQKKTGGKSYVSVDPFEA from the coding sequence ATGGCACACAAGAAAGGTGTAGGTAGTTCGAAAAACGGAAGAGAGTCAGAATCGAAACGCTTGGGCGTTAAGATTTTTGGTGGTCAAGCCGCGGTTGCAGGCAATATAATCGTTAGACAACGGGGCACCAAGCACAGACCTGGCGAGAATGTTTATGCCGGTAAAGACCATACGCTTCATGCCAAGGTCGATGGCATCGTACGTTTTCAAAAGAAAACGGGCGGTAAGTCATACGTGTCGGTAGACCCGTTCGAGGCATAG
- the ahcY gene encoding adenosylhomocysteinase, whose amino-acid sequence MSTKTIPYVAYKVKDISLAEWGRKEIELAEAEMPGLMALREEYKNQQPLKGARIAGCLHMTIQTAVLIETLVELGAEATWSSCNIFSTQDHAAAAIAAAGIPVYAWKGMTEEEFDWCIEQTLFFGEERKPLNMILDDGGDLTNMVLDKYPELATGIKGLSEETTTGVHRLYERMKNGTLPMPAFNVNDSVTKSKFDNKYGCRESAVDAIRRATDTMLAGKKVVVAGYGDVGKGSAASFRGAGAIVTVTEIDPICALQACMDGYEVKKLETVIGNADIVITATGNKDIIREEHFRAMKDKAIVCNIGHFDNEIDMAWLNSNYGNTKDEIKPQVDKYTIDGKDIIVLAEGRLVNLGCATGHPSFVMSNSFTNQTLAQIELWNHSDKYENRVYTLPKHLDEKVAKLHLARLGAELTELRPDQAEYIGVEVKGPFKPEYYRY is encoded by the coding sequence ATGAGTACAAAAACAATTCCCTATGTTGCCTATAAGGTCAAAGACATTTCATTGGCCGAATGGGGCCGAAAAGAAATCGAGTTGGCCGAAGCAGAGATGCCAGGTCTAATGGCATTAAGGGAGGAATACAAAAACCAACAGCCACTTAAAGGGGCACGTATAGCAGGATGCCTTCATATGACCATTCAAACCGCTGTTTTGATAGAAACCTTGGTCGAATTGGGGGCCGAGGCCACTTGGAGTTCTTGCAACATATTTTCAACCCAAGACCATGCCGCTGCCGCCATTGCCGCAGCAGGAATTCCGGTATACGCCTGGAAAGGTATGACCGAAGAAGAGTTTGACTGGTGCATAGAACAAACCCTGTTCTTTGGTGAAGAGCGGAAGCCCCTCAACATGATTTTGGATGATGGCGGTGACCTGACCAACATGGTTCTCGATAAGTACCCTGAGTTGGCAACAGGCATAAAGGGATTGTCAGAAGAGACCACCACAGGTGTTCACAGATTGTACGAGCGCATGAAAAACGGTACGCTACCCATGCCCGCCTTTAACGTGAACGACTCGGTCACAAAATCAAAGTTCGACAACAAATATGGTTGTAGGGAAAGTGCCGTCGACGCCATTCGCCGTGCCACCGATACCATGTTGGCAGGCAAAAAAGTGGTCGTTGCCGGTTATGGCGATGTTGGCAAGGGTTCAGCAGCCTCTTTTAGGGGAGCAGGTGCCATAGTGACCGTTACCGAAATAGACCCTATCTGTGCCCTCCAGGCCTGTATGGATGGTTACGAGGTCAAAAAACTGGAAACGGTAATCGGCAATGCCGATATCGTTATCACCGCCACCGGCAATAAAGATATTATCCGCGAAGAGCATTTTAGGGCGATGAAAGACAAGGCCATTGTCTGCAATATCGGGCACTTCGACAATGAAATCGATATGGCGTGGCTTAACAGCAACTATGGCAATACCAAAGACGAGATTAAGCCACAGGTGGATAAGTACACCATTGACGGCAAGGATATCATCGTATTGGCTGAGGGCCGCCTAGTGAATTTGGGCTGTGCAACGGGACATCCAAGTTTTGTTATGAGCAACTCGTTCACCAACCAGACCTTGGCACAAATTGAACTATGGAACCACAGCGACAAGTACGAGAACAGGGTCTATACACTGCCCAAGCATTTAGATGAAAAAGTGGCCAAACTTCACTTGGCACGCCTTGGTGCCGAATTGACAGAGCTAAGGCCCGACCAAGCCGAATATATTGGGGTTGAGGTAAAAGGCCCGTTCAAGCCCGAGTATTATAGATACTAG
- a CDS encoding 4'-phosphopantetheinyl transferase family protein: protein MPLYKTITESNKTKIYIWKVTEPETDLWKGVSLTMHCQQRIDGMKSEMHRRAFLSIRHLMAEAGYEDKDLYYDKMGKPHLMDGNHISITHSHHFTGIIVSESHQVGIDIEKQRDKILKIAYKFTPIQEYSTLANAEAVKRKLTIVWGAKESLYKIYAQPGLSFLRHIDVHDFSFADGQTTAEILYKGHSTHYDVKFFEFEGFTTVYALKKAGD, encoded by the coding sequence GTGCCCCTTTACAAAACCATAACAGAATCGAACAAGACCAAAATCTATATCTGGAAGGTAACGGAACCCGAAACCGACCTCTGGAAGGGAGTGTCTTTGACAATGCATTGCCAACAACGGATCGATGGCATGAAATCTGAAATGCACCGCAGGGCCTTTTTGAGCATTAGGCACTTGATGGCCGAGGCAGGCTATGAAGACAAAGACCTGTACTACGATAAGATGGGCAAGCCCCATCTGATGGACGGCAACCACATCTCGATTACCCATTCGCACCATTTTACCGGCATTATTGTGAGCGAGTCCCACCAAGTGGGCATAGACATTGAAAAGCAGCGCGATAAGATCTTGAAAATTGCCTATAAGTTTACACCCATTCAAGAATACAGTACGTTGGCCAATGCAGAGGCCGTTAAGAGAAAATTGACCATTGTTTGGGGGGCCAAAGAATCACTTTATAAAATCTATGCCCAACCGGGACTTAGTTTTCTCAGGCATATTGATGTGCATGACTTCTCTTTTGCTGATGGCCAGACCACTGCCGAAATATTGTACAAGGGCCACTCGACGCACTACGATGTCAAGTTTTTCGAATTCGAGGGCTTTACCACCGTTTATGCCCTTAAAAAGGCCGGGGACTGA
- the pnuC gene encoding nicotinamide riboside transporter PnuC, whose protein sequence is MNPIFDFFLEPYQGRQVSLIILEATAFFFGIASVVYAKRENILVYPTGLVATAITTYLFLVDQLFGDMMMNFYFSIMSIYGWYNWARRKNDKEFVVQISRTNTKEKWIGFALFVLTMLVTYTVYRLFGSEIEVSNYIDIFTSGIFFTAMWYMANKKLENWTLWILGDLITVPLYAYRGWGMFSLQYLIFTILAIQGYLAWKKSLHNNLQTSSK, encoded by the coding sequence ATGAACCCCATTTTTGATTTCTTTCTTGAACCGTACCAGGGCAGACAGGTTTCTTTGATTATTCTTGAGGCCACGGCTTTCTTTTTCGGAATAGCCAGCGTGGTCTATGCGAAAAGAGAGAATATCTTGGTATATCCGACAGGATTGGTTGCCACGGCCATTACCACCTATCTCTTTCTTGTAGACCAGCTTTTCGGGGACATGATGATGAATTTCTATTTCTCGATCATGAGCATCTACGGCTGGTATAACTGGGCCCGCCGAAAGAACGACAAAGAGTTCGTGGTTCAGATTTCAAGAACCAATACCAAGGAAAAATGGATCGGGTTCGCACTGTTCGTATTGACCATGTTGGTCACGTACACCGTGTACCGGCTCTTCGGGTCTGAAATTGAGGTCTCAAACTATATTGACATATTCACCTCGGGCATCTTTTTCACGGCCATGTGGTATATGGCAAACAAGAAGCTCGAAAACTGGACCCTTTGGATCTTGGGAGACCTAATAACCGTACCTTTGTATGCCTATAGGGGGTGGGGCATGTTCTCACTACAATATCTTATTTTCACGATTTTGGCCATACAGGGCTATCTAGCATGGAAGAAAAGTTTGCACAACAACCTTCAGACCTCGTCAAAGTAG